In Halapricum desulfuricans, a single window of DNA contains:
- a CDS encoding sodium:calcium antiporter — protein sequence MSSRLRHPLIAVTATVLLTVPWIGTFLSHGGYGTVHPGENIAAGLAVIVGGGAILGAAFLLAWAAETAEKDVPRAFAIAVLAVLAVAPEYAVDALYAWQAGGGSSEAANLAVANMTGANRILIGLGWSGIALFSIYRAVRSSDPAVERRPGTLADVVTLDRGISLEIVFLLAATVVAFLVPLSGGIGPVDSLVLVGIYVLYLLIIVRGDIDEAEQHVGVPAYFQQYPKVPRVLVVLFGFAFSGAIIFTAVHPFAEGLEHVGLQYGVPKFFMIQWLAPLASESPELIVVAYLVNKARTTAGFNALISSKINQWTLLIGTLAVVYSLSAGQVGTLPFDSKQTVEIWITAAQSFFAIAILTNFEVSTREAIALLGLFVTQVVAEFAVVQTFAEPAATEVSMAILYVYTAVYVVLGVGLLFRRRESVRGLLRRTVSTTRAAIRTSQPERAD from the coding sequence ATGTCATCCCGATTGCGTCACCCACTCATTGCGGTCACCGCGACGGTGTTGCTGACAGTACCCTGGATCGGGACCTTTCTCTCCCACGGTGGCTATGGTACGGTCCATCCGGGCGAGAACATCGCTGCAGGACTGGCTGTCATCGTCGGTGGGGGGGCCATTCTCGGAGCCGCGTTCCTGCTCGCGTGGGCCGCCGAGACAGCCGAGAAAGACGTCCCGAGAGCCTTCGCTATCGCAGTTCTGGCGGTTCTCGCCGTCGCCCCGGAGTACGCCGTTGACGCGCTGTACGCCTGGCAGGCCGGCGGCGGGTCGAGCGAGGCGGCTAACCTCGCCGTCGCAAACATGACGGGCGCGAACCGTATTCTCATCGGCCTCGGGTGGTCGGGCATCGCCCTGTTCAGTATCTACCGCGCGGTACGATCGTCCGATCCGGCGGTCGAACGTCGGCCGGGCACGCTCGCAGACGTGGTCACACTCGATCGCGGTATCTCCCTGGAAATTGTCTTCTTGTTGGCTGCGACAGTAGTCGCGTTCCTGGTTCCGCTCAGCGGCGGGATCGGACCAGTCGATTCGCTCGTGCTCGTCGGGATTTATGTCCTCTATCTCCTCATTATCGTCCGAGGCGACATTGACGAGGCCGAGCAGCACGTCGGCGTCCCCGCGTACTTCCAGCAGTACCCGAAGGTCCCACGGGTGCTCGTGGTCCTCTTCGGGTTCGCGTTCTCGGGTGCGATTATCTTCACCGCGGTCCACCCATTCGCGGAAGGACTCGAACACGTCGGCCTCCAGTACGGCGTTCCCAAGTTCTTCATGATTCAGTGGCTCGCACCCCTTGCTTCGGAAAGTCCAGAGTTGATCGTCGTCGCGTATCTCGTGAACAAGGCGCGGACGACCGCAGGGTTCAACGCGCTCATCTCCTCGAAGATCAACCAGTGGACGCTCCTTATCGGCACGCTCGCAGTCGTCTATTCGCTCTCCGCGGGACAGGTCGGGACGCTCCCGTTCGACTCGAAGCAGACCGTGGAGATCTGGATCACCGCCGCCCAGAGCTTTTTCGCTATCGCTATCCTGACCAACTTCGAGGTCAGCACCCGTGAGGCGATAGCGCTGCTCGGGCTGTTCGTGACGCAGGTGGTCGCCGAGTTCGCTGTCGTCCAGACGTTCGCTGAACCGGCCGCAACCGAGGTGAGTATGGCCATCCTTTATGTCTATACCGCCGTGTACGTCGTCCTCGGTGTCGGTCTCCTTTTCCGCCGACGCGAGAGTGTCCGGGGGCTACTCAGACGAAC
- the dpsA gene encoding DNA starvation/stationary phase protection protein DpsA gives MSTQREIRQQAGTVEENRLRLEQGKAEQIVEALNTDLASTYVLYHQLKKHHWNVEGAEFHDVHEYLGEAAGRAEEAADELAERLQAIGGTPIASGKSLEEHAPVEPEGEDVYDIRTSLENDLEIYGEIIESLRDHVDLATNLGDHATAEVLRQILVEVEEDAHHLDHYLEDDTLVVSE, from the coding sequence ATGAGCACTCAGAGGGAGATCCGCCAGCAGGCAGGCACCGTCGAGGAGAACCGGCTTCGTCTCGAGCAGGGGAAAGCCGAGCAGATCGTCGAGGCGCTGAACACCGACCTCGCTTCGACGTACGTCCTGTATCACCAGCTCAAGAAGCACCACTGGAACGTCGAGGGCGCGGAGTTCCACGACGTACACGAGTACCTCGGCGAGGCCGCCGGACGTGCCGAAGAGGCTGCCGACGAACTCGCCGAACGACTGCAGGCTATCGGTGGCACGCCGATCGCGAGCGGGAAGAGCCTCGAAGAACACGCGCCGGTCGAACCCGAGGGCGAGGACGTCTACGACATCCGGACGTCCCTGGAGAACGACCTGGAGATCTACGGCGAGATCATCGAGAGTCTCCGCGATCACGTCGACCTCGCGACCAACCTCGGTGACCACGCGACCGCCGAGGTCCTCCGGCAGATCCTCGTCGAAGTGGAAGAAGACGCCCACCACCTCGACCACTACCTCGAAGACGACACGCTGGTCGTCAGCGAGTGA
- a CDS encoding HVO_2922 family protein produces MSRTATFEVFRDNAGEWRWRLVASNGNIIADSGEGYQSKQGVQRGIDSVKRSAADADVQFVTDE; encoded by the coding sequence ATGTCTCGCACGGCCACATTCGAGGTCTTCCGCGACAACGCTGGCGAGTGGCGATGGCGCCTCGTCGCCAGCAACGGGAACATCATCGCCGACAGCGGCGAAGGGTATCAATCGAAACAAGGCGTGCAGCGCGGCATCGACAGTGTGAAACGAAGTGCAGCCGATGCGGATGTTCAGTTTGTGACGGACGAGTGA